Proteins encoded by one window of Anopheles maculipalpis chromosome 2RL, idAnoMacuDA_375_x, whole genome shotgun sequence:
- the LOC126557733 gene encoding succinate-semialdehyde dehydrogenase [NADP(+)] GabD — protein MIRSVLVLRSASKWYGPGFRLSLSSVTTCTERTMHSNPLKLSQAFVNGRWIGARSGATFDVQNPANGQVLGAVPDMNREDVQLAIDAAYDAFYQPSWYNSTAKERSAMLKNWHAVMEKNRQEIASIMTAESGKPLVESLGEVTYGNSFVEWFAEEARRIYGEIVPSPVANRQIMMTRHPVGVAGLITPWNFPHAMITRKAAAAIAAGCTVVIKPAEDTPLTALALARLAEEAGFPKGVINVITSSRTHAAEIGQLLCGSDKVAAISFTGSTEVGKLLYRQCADGVKRIGLELGGNAPFIVFKSADMEKALTGAMNSKFRNCGQTCISANRFLIQDEVHDEFVEKLIERIRKLAIGDGSREGVQIGPLINQAQLTKVDRFVQDAKEKGATIRCGGQTLPKHGALYYEPTVVTDLRDNMLLYNEEVFGPVVSVVRFKTEAEALAIANGTRRGLAGYFFSNDLNQVFRVARQLETGMIGINEGLISATEAAFGGIKESGIGREGSRHGIDEYVYIKYLCYGNLQQ, from the exons ATGATTCGTTCAGTTTTGGTCCTGCGCTCCGCCAGCAAGTGGTACGGTCCCGGATTTCGTTTGAGTTTAAGCTCGGTGACAACTTGTACTGAGAGAACGATGCATAGCAATCCCTTGAAGCTAAGTCAGGCCTTTGTCAATGGGCGCTGGATTGGAGCCCGCTCGGGTGCAACGTTCGATGTGCAAAATCCTGCCAATGGTCAGGTTTTGGGCGCGGTACCGGACATGAACCGGGAAGACGTGCAATTGGCCATCGATGCAGCGTATGACGCTTTCTATCAGCCAAGCTGGTACAACAGTACCGCGAAGGAGCGGTCAGCAATGCTGAAG AACTGGCACGCGGTGATGGAAAAGAACCGCCAGGAGATTGCCAGCATTATGACGGCCGAATCGGGCAAACCGTTGGTTGAATCGTTGGGTGAAGTTACGTACGGTAACTCGTTCGTCGAGTGGTTTGCTGAAGAGGCACGGCGCATTTATGGTGAAATCGTTCCCTCGCCCGTTGCGAACCGGCAGATTATGATGACGCGCCATCCGGTCGGTGTGGCGGGTCTGATAACACCGTGGAACTTTCCTCATGCCATGATTACGCGAAAAGCGGCCGCTGCCATCGCGGCCGGCTGTACGGTGGTAATTAAACCGGCCGAAGATACGCCTCTGACGGCGCTTGCGTTGGCACGGCTGGCGGAAGAAGCTGGGTTCCCGAAAGGTGTTATCAACGTGATAACGAGCAGCCGAACGCATGCAGCCGAAATCGGGCAGCTGCTTTGTGGTAGCGATAAGGTGGCGGCCATATCGTTTACCGGATCGACTGAAGTTGGCAAGCTACTCTACCGGCAGTGTGCCGACGGTGTTAAGCGCATAGGACTTGAGCTTGGCGGTAACGCACCGTTTATTGTATTTAAATCGGCCGACATGGAGAAAGCGCTTACCGGTGCGATGAATTCGAAATTCCGCAACTGTGGCCAGACATGCATTTCTGCCAATCGATTCCTTATTCAGGACGAGGTGCACGATGAATTTGTGGAGAAGCTCATCGAACGTATCCGCAAGCTTGCGATAGGAGATGGAAGTCGGGAAGGCGTACAGATTGGTCCTCTTATCAATCAAGCACAGCTAACGAAAGTGGATCGTTTTGTGCAGGACGCAAAGGAGAAAGGAGCAACAATACGCTGCGGTGGCCAAACTTTGCCCAAACATGGTGCGCTTTACTACGAACCAACGGTCGTAACGGATCTTCGGGACAACATGCTCCTGTACAACGAGGAAGTGTTCGGTCCGGTGGTGTCGGTAGTACGGTTCAAAACGGAAGCCGAAGCACTTGCCATTGCCAACGGAACACGGCGTGGATTGGCCGGATATTTCTTCTCGAACGATCTGAACCAAGTGTTCCGTGTGGCACGCCAGCTAGAGACGGGCATGATCGGTATTAACGAGGGGCTCATCTCTGCAACCGAGGCTGCATTCGGTGGAATCAAAGAATCGGGAATCGGACGTGAAGGTTCACGCCATGGGATCGATGAATACGTCTACATTAAATATCTCTGCTATGGTAACCTACAgcagtaa